CAGTCCGGCCGGTGGTTGGCTAAGGTGGATACACACCCAGCCAGCCACCGGCCCTTCGGCTTTAAGCCCCGAAGCGCGTCGGGGAAGTACCAGGAGAATCATGGCTACACGTCGTCCCAAGGTGCCCAGCGCACAGTTTAGTGCCGGGGCGAAAAAGGCTGCTGCTGAACCAGGCACGACGCCGGACCCAGCCCCCGGCGACCACGCTGCCTCCCCGGGGGCACGCCGGCCGGCAACGGGAAGGGACGGCGCAGCGCGGGGGCCGCGCAGGGCAGTGACGAACCCCCACGGCCGGACGGACCACGGCGGTCCACGCCGCAACCCCGCCGAAGGGGTCATCCGCAGCGCCGATGCGGCCAACACGCCCGTCCCCGCAAGGTCCTTCAACGGCCGGCTGCTGGTGCTGGGCCTGGCCATGGCTGCGGTCACGGTGGCGCTGGCCCCCAACATCCACACCTACATGGACCAGCGGGCCGAGATTTCAGCGCTTAAGCAGGACATTGCCGCACAGACGGCACAGCAGGCATCCGCGCAGTCGGAACTGGCCCGCTGGGACGACCCCGCCTATGTCAAGCAACAGGCCCGGGACAGGGTGAGCATGCTCATGCCCGGCGAGACGGGGTATTGGGTGTACGGCGCCCCCGCCGCGGCCGCCGACGGTGCCGGTGCAGCAGCAAATTCCGCTTCCGGGGAATCGGCGGAGAAGGGCACCGCGGTGACCACCGAACCTTGGGTGGACAGCCTGTGGCAGGCCGTGGAAAAGTCAGCGGCCGTGAAGCCGGCCGCGCCGGCCCCAACCAAGCCGGCGCCCACGGTGGTGCCGAAGCCCGCCGCCAAATAGGCCGCGCCGGCTCCCGCAGCCAAGCCGGCGCCCTCCGGGAATAGGTCATGCCCGCCCACGCCCGGCCAGGACGCGTGAACGGGTGCCCCGCACGCACGGTAAAATGGCCTGTTGGACAGGGCGGCTGACAGGCCGCCCGCCACCCACCGCAACGCCGCCCAGCACGCCTGGCGTGACGGCATCCCGCTGCGGTGGCACGAAAGAGGAAGGACGCCTGTGCCCGCATCAGCCACCGACGCCGAAGGCTCACGAGTGCCCACCCAGCATGATCTGGACACCCTGAGCCGCCAGCTCAACCGGCCCGTCCGCGACGTCGTTGAAATTCCGGCCCGCTGCGTGTGCGGCAACCCCCTCGTGGCCGCCACCGCGCCGCGGCTGAGCAACGGCATCCCGTTCCCCACCACGTTCTACCTGACGCACCCGGTGCTGACGGCCGCGGCGTCGCGCCTGGAGGCTGCCGGCCTGATGGCGGAAATGACCGACCGCCTCGCCGCCGACGCCGGTCTGGCCGCGGCCTACCAGCGCGCCCATGAGCAGTACATAGCGGCCCGCACGGCCATCGGCGAGCGGGCCGGCACCGGGCCCGTGCCCGAGATCGACGGGATCTCCGCCGGCGGCATGCCCACCCGCGTCAAGTGCCTGCACGTCCTGGTCGGCCATGCACTGGCTGCCGGCCCCGGCGTCAACCCGCT
This genomic stretch from Arthrobacter dokdonellae harbors:
- a CDS encoding FtsB family cell division protein encodes the protein MATRRPKVPSAQFSAGAKKAAAEPGTTPDPAPGDHAASPGARRPATGRDGAARGPRRAVTNPHGRTDHGGPRRNPAEGVIRSADAANTPVPARSFNGRLLVLGLAMAAVTVALAPNIHTYMDQRAEISALKQDIAAQTAQQASAQSELARWDDPAYVKQQARDRVSMLMPGETGYWVYGAPAAAADGAGAAANSASGESAEKGTAVTTEPWVDSLWQAVEKSAAVKPAAPAPTKPAPTVVPKPAAK
- a CDS encoding DUF501 domain-containing protein; protein product: MPASATDAEGSRVPTQHDLDTLSRQLNRPVRDVVEIPARCVCGNPLVAATAPRLSNGIPFPTTFYLTHPVLTAAASRLEAAGLMAEMTDRLAADAGLAAAYQRAHEQYIAARTAIGERAGTGPVPEIDGISAGGMPTRVKCLHVLVGHALAAGPGVNPLGDEALSALAEWWTAEECLCNGAWDDQAPVPSRDLSRHVKHLNKD